From the genome of Chionomys nivalis chromosome 19, mChiNiv1.1, whole genome shotgun sequence, one region includes:
- the LOC130890630 gene encoding H-2 class I histocompatibility antigen, D-37 alpha chain-like isoform X3 — MSSASWLKLLVSAIVLVQTQASSHSLRYFHTAVSRPGLGEPRFISVGYVDDTQFVHYDSDAETPRMEPRAPWMAQEGPEYWDKETRKARNTGKNFKLNLQTLLSYYNQSDDEPHTLQWMYGCDMGPDGRLLRGYCQEAYDGRDYISLNEDLRSWTATDAASLISKRKLEDVNEADQQRAYLQGPCIDWLHRYLQLGKATLLRSDPPKAHVTHHPGPKGDVTLRCWAMGFYPADITLSWQRDEEEQTQDMELVETRPSGDGTFQKWASLVVPSGEEHKYTCHVYHEGLPEPLTLRWELPHSTVPIMAVIAVLVLLGAVIIGAVANKAVGSGAVAAVVKKMRNTGGKGGDYAHVLDRGGSQSSVFSGRLKSS, encoded by the exons GCTCGCACTCGCTGCGGTATTTCCACACCGCCGTGTCCCGGCCCGGCCTCGGGGAGCCCCGGTTCATCTCCGTCGGCTACGTGGACGACACGCAGTTCGTGCACTACGACAGCGACGCGGAGACTCCGAGGATGGAGCCGCGAGCGCCGTGGATGGCTCAGGAGGGGCCGGAGTATTGGGATAAGGAGACACGGAAAGCCAGAAACACGGGGAAGAACTTCAAATTGAATCTCCAGACCCTGCTTAGCTACTACAATCAGAGTGACGACG AACCTCACACTCTGCAGTGGATGTATGGCTGTGACATGGGTCCCGATGGGCGCCTGCTCCGCGGGTACTGTCAGGAGGCCTACGATGGCCGGGATTATATCTCCCTGAATGAGGACCTGCGCTCCTGGACCGCAACTGACGCGGCCTCTCTGATCTCTAAGCGCAAGTTAGAGGACGTGAATGAGGCCGACCAGCAGAGAGCATACCTGCAGGGCCCCTGCATAGACTGGCTCCATAGATACCTGCAGCTGGGGAAGGCGACCCTGCTGCGCTCAG ACCCCCCAAAGGCACATGTGACCCATCATCCTGGACCTAAAGGTGATGTCACCCTGAGGTGCTGGGCCATGGGCTTCTATCCTGCTGACATCACCCTGAGCTGGCAGAGGGATGAGGAGGAACAGACTCAGGACATGGAGCTGGTGGAGACCAGAccttctggggatggaaccttcCAGAAGTGGGCATCTCTGGTGGTGCCTTCTGGGGAGGAGCACAAATACACATGCCATGTTTACCATGAGGGGCTGCCTGAGCCCCTCACACTGAGATGGG AGCTTCCTCACTCCACAGTCCCCATCATGGCAGTCATTGCTGTTCTGGTTCTCCTTGGAGCTGTGATCATTGGAGCTGTGGCCAATAAAGCTGTGGGCAGTGGAGCTGTGGCGGCTGTTGTGAAGAAGATGAGAAACACAG gtggaaaaggaggggactATGCTCATGTTTTAG ATAGGGGCGGTTCCcagagttctgtcttctctggacGCCTGAAAAG
- the LOC130890630 gene encoding H-2 class I histocompatibility antigen, D-37 alpha chain-like isoform X2, with amino-acid sequence MSSASWLKLLVSAIVLVQTQATPISPVFAWRRSSSHRAPPPGSHSLRYFHTAVSRPGLGEPRFISVGYVDDTQFVHYDSDAETPRMEPRAPWMAQEGPEYWDKETRKARNTGKNFKLNLQTLLSYYNQSDDEPHTLQWMYGCDMGPDGRLLRGYCQEAYDGRDYISLNEDLRSWTATDAASLISKRKLEDVNEADQQRAYLQGPCIDWLHRYLQLGKATLLRSDPPKAHVTHHPGPKGDVTLRCWAMGFYPADITLSWQRDEEEQTQDMELVETRPSGDGTFQKWASLVVPSGEEHKYTCHVYHEGLPEPLTLRWELPHSTVPIMAVIAVLVLLGAVIIGAVANKAVGSGAVAAVVKKMRNTGGKGGDYAHVLDRGGSQSSVFSGRLKSS; translated from the exons CCTGGAGGAGGTCGAGTTCTCACCGCGCGCCGCCCCCAGGCTCGCACTCGCTGCGGTATTTCCACACCGCCGTGTCCCGGCCCGGCCTCGGGGAGCCCCGGTTCATCTCCGTCGGCTACGTGGACGACACGCAGTTCGTGCACTACGACAGCGACGCGGAGACTCCGAGGATGGAGCCGCGAGCGCCGTGGATGGCTCAGGAGGGGCCGGAGTATTGGGATAAGGAGACACGGAAAGCCAGAAACACGGGGAAGAACTTCAAATTGAATCTCCAGACCCTGCTTAGCTACTACAATCAGAGTGACGACG AACCTCACACTCTGCAGTGGATGTATGGCTGTGACATGGGTCCCGATGGGCGCCTGCTCCGCGGGTACTGTCAGGAGGCCTACGATGGCCGGGATTATATCTCCCTGAATGAGGACCTGCGCTCCTGGACCGCAACTGACGCGGCCTCTCTGATCTCTAAGCGCAAGTTAGAGGACGTGAATGAGGCCGACCAGCAGAGAGCATACCTGCAGGGCCCCTGCATAGACTGGCTCCATAGATACCTGCAGCTGGGGAAGGCGACCCTGCTGCGCTCAG ACCCCCCAAAGGCACATGTGACCCATCATCCTGGACCTAAAGGTGATGTCACCCTGAGGTGCTGGGCCATGGGCTTCTATCCTGCTGACATCACCCTGAGCTGGCAGAGGGATGAGGAGGAACAGACTCAGGACATGGAGCTGGTGGAGACCAGAccttctggggatggaaccttcCAGAAGTGGGCATCTCTGGTGGTGCCTTCTGGGGAGGAGCACAAATACACATGCCATGTTTACCATGAGGGGCTGCCTGAGCCCCTCACACTGAGATGGG AGCTTCCTCACTCCACAGTCCCCATCATGGCAGTCATTGCTGTTCTGGTTCTCCTTGGAGCTGTGATCATTGGAGCTGTGGCCAATAAAGCTGTGGGCAGTGGAGCTGTGGCGGCTGTTGTGAAGAAGATGAGAAACACAG gtggaaaaggaggggactATGCTCATGTTTTAG ATAGGGGCGGTTCCcagagttctgtcttctctggacGCCTGAAAAG
- the LOC130890630 gene encoding H-2 class I histocompatibility antigen, D-37 alpha chain-like isoform X1, with translation MSSASWLKLLVSAIVLVQTQATPISPVFAWRRSSSHRAPPPGSHSLRYFHTAVSRPGLGEPRFISVGYVDDTQFVHYDSDAETPRMEPRAPWMAQEGPEYWDKETRKARNTGKNFKLNLQTLLSYYNQSDDEPHTLQWMYGCDMGPDGRLLRGYCQEAYDGRDYISLNEDLRSWTATDAASLISKRKLEDVNEADQQRAYLQGPCIDWLHRYLQLGKATLLRSDPPKAHVTHHPGPKGDVTLRCWAMGFYPADITLSWQRDEEEQTQDMELVETRPSGDGTFQKWASLVVPSGEEHKYTCHVYHEGLPEPLTLRWELPHSTVPIMAVIAVLVLLGAVIIGAVANKAVGSGAVAAVVKKMRNTGGKGGDYAHVLGAVPRVLSSLDA, from the exons CCTGGAGGAGGTCGAGTTCTCACCGCGCGCCGCCCCCAGGCTCGCACTCGCTGCGGTATTTCCACACCGCCGTGTCCCGGCCCGGCCTCGGGGAGCCCCGGTTCATCTCCGTCGGCTACGTGGACGACACGCAGTTCGTGCACTACGACAGCGACGCGGAGACTCCGAGGATGGAGCCGCGAGCGCCGTGGATGGCTCAGGAGGGGCCGGAGTATTGGGATAAGGAGACACGGAAAGCCAGAAACACGGGGAAGAACTTCAAATTGAATCTCCAGACCCTGCTTAGCTACTACAATCAGAGTGACGACG AACCTCACACTCTGCAGTGGATGTATGGCTGTGACATGGGTCCCGATGGGCGCCTGCTCCGCGGGTACTGTCAGGAGGCCTACGATGGCCGGGATTATATCTCCCTGAATGAGGACCTGCGCTCCTGGACCGCAACTGACGCGGCCTCTCTGATCTCTAAGCGCAAGTTAGAGGACGTGAATGAGGCCGACCAGCAGAGAGCATACCTGCAGGGCCCCTGCATAGACTGGCTCCATAGATACCTGCAGCTGGGGAAGGCGACCCTGCTGCGCTCAG ACCCCCCAAAGGCACATGTGACCCATCATCCTGGACCTAAAGGTGATGTCACCCTGAGGTGCTGGGCCATGGGCTTCTATCCTGCTGACATCACCCTGAGCTGGCAGAGGGATGAGGAGGAACAGACTCAGGACATGGAGCTGGTGGAGACCAGAccttctggggatggaaccttcCAGAAGTGGGCATCTCTGGTGGTGCCTTCTGGGGAGGAGCACAAATACACATGCCATGTTTACCATGAGGGGCTGCCTGAGCCCCTCACACTGAGATGGG AGCTTCCTCACTCCACAGTCCCCATCATGGCAGTCATTGCTGTTCTGGTTCTCCTTGGAGCTGTGATCATTGGAGCTGTGGCCAATAAAGCTGTGGGCAGTGGAGCTGTGGCGGCTGTTGTGAAGAAGATGAGAAACACAG gtggaaaaggaggggactATGCTCATGTTTTAG GGGCGGTTCCcagagttctgtcttctctggacGCCTGA